One Bradyrhizobium sp. ISRA464 genomic window carries:
- a CDS encoding PaaI family thioesterase, with protein sequence MTLLEKIQSMKMPFAELKGVTFTEADNDRVVARMVVRPELCTLNHTIHGGAVMAFADSVGAAATVINLPEDAKGTTTLESKTNFIGGAKEGATVIATATPVHRGRRTQVWQTRLETEDGKLVAVVIQTQMVL encoded by the coding sequence ATGACCCTGCTTGAAAAGATCCAGTCGATGAAGATGCCGTTCGCGGAACTAAAGGGCGTCACCTTCACCGAAGCCGACAACGATCGCGTGGTCGCCAGGATGGTCGTGCGGCCGGAGCTCTGCACCCTCAATCATACAATCCATGGCGGCGCGGTGATGGCGTTCGCGGATTCGGTCGGGGCAGCCGCGACCGTGATCAACCTGCCCGAGGACGCCAAGGGCACCACGACGCTGGAGAGCAAGACCAATTTCATCGGCGGCGCCAAGGAGGGAGCCACCGTGATCGCCACTGCAACACCGGTTCACCGGGGACGGCGGACTCAGGTCTGGCAGACCCGACTCGAAACCGAGGATGGCAAGCTGGTTGCCGTGGTCATACAAACGCAAATGGTATTATAG
- a CDS encoding cobalamin-binding protein: MRNFPPSRIVCLTEETVETLYLLGEQDRIVGVSGYAVRPPQVRREKPRVSAFISADIPKILALAPDLVLAFSDLQAEIVADLIRAGVAVHVFNQRDLAGIFAMIRTLGAMVGAADRAEQLATDLERRLAAIAATPRPAPRPRVYFEEWDDPLISGIGWISELIEIAGGEDVLPHLRMHKAARDRIVAPDTVRETMPDVILASWCGKKVVPDRIRKRPGWGDIAAVRNNRIVEIKSTIILQPGPAALTDGLDAIVRALWPNVNPSS; the protein is encoded by the coding sequence ATGCGCAATTTCCCTCCCAGCCGGATCGTCTGCCTGACCGAAGAGACGGTCGAGACGCTGTATTTGCTCGGCGAACAGGACCGGATCGTCGGCGTCTCCGGCTATGCGGTGCGGCCACCGCAGGTCCGGCGCGAGAAGCCGCGCGTTTCGGCCTTCATCTCAGCGGACATTCCGAAGATCCTGGCGCTCGCGCCCGATCTGGTGCTCGCCTTCTCCGACCTGCAGGCTGAGATCGTCGCTGACCTCATCCGCGCTGGCGTCGCCGTCCACGTCTTCAACCAGCGCGACCTCGCCGGCATCTTTGCGATGATCCGCACCCTGGGCGCGATGGTCGGTGCCGCCGATCGCGCCGAGCAGCTCGCGACAGACCTCGAGCGACGGCTTGCGGCGATCGCGGCAACGCCGCGCCCCGCGCCGCGGCCGAGGGTTTATTTCGAGGAATGGGACGATCCCCTGATCAGCGGCATCGGCTGGATATCCGAGCTGATCGAGATCGCCGGCGGTGAGGACGTGCTGCCGCATCTGCGCATGCACAAGGCGGCCCGCGACCGCATCGTCGCGCCGGACACCGTGCGCGAGACGATGCCCGACGTGATCCTGGCGTCCTGGTGCGGCAAGAAGGTCGTGCCCGACCGCATCCGCAAACGTCCCGGCTGGGGCGACATCGCGGCGGTGCGCAACAATCGCATCGTCGAGATCAAGTCGACGATCATCCTGCAGCCCGGTCCCGCCGCGCTGACGGATGGACTCGATGCGATCGTCAGAGCGTTGTGGCCGAATGTAAATCCCTCATCCTGA
- a CDS encoding ArgE/DapE family deacylase, which translates to MTADTQQRILDAVDEGFDEQLATTEDFVSIPSTRGAEGPCQDMIGDLLRERGYEVDDWHINLDDLKDLRGFGPIEHDFSKARTVVGTYRPATNAGKSLILQGHCDVVPTGPLDMWETPPFSPVIREGRMYGRGACDMKSGTIAALYALDAIAKAGLRPTARIHLQSVIEEESTGVGALSTLQRGYRADACFIPEPTSGKMIRSQVGVIWFRLKVRGFPVHVFEAGAGSNAIMAAYHLVHALEKLEIAWNERAKADRHFKDVNHPINFNPGIIKGGDWASSVPAWCDVDCRIAVLPGWSITECQKEILACVAAAARDHRFLSNNPPQVEWSGFLSEGYELVNSEAPEAAFAKAHQAVYGDAVEDRAFTALTDTRFYGLNYNIPSLCFGASGEAMHGFNEYVELESLRKTTKAIALFVTEWCGVEKAWPS; encoded by the coding sequence ATGACTGCCGATACGCAACAACGAATCCTCGATGCCGTTGACGAAGGGTTCGATGAGCAGCTCGCGACGACCGAGGATTTCGTCTCGATCCCCTCTACGCGTGGCGCGGAGGGCCCGTGCCAGGACATGATTGGCGACCTCCTGCGCGAACGCGGCTATGAGGTCGACGACTGGCACATCAATCTCGACGATCTCAAGGATCTGCGCGGCTTCGGCCCGATCGAGCATGATTTCTCCAAGGCGCGCACCGTGGTCGGCACCTACCGTCCGGCCACCAATGCCGGCAAATCGCTGATCCTGCAGGGGCACTGCGACGTGGTGCCGACCGGCCCGCTCGACATGTGGGAGACGCCGCCGTTCTCGCCCGTCATTAGGGAGGGCCGGATGTACGGCCGCGGCGCCTGCGACATGAAGTCAGGCACGATCGCCGCGCTTTATGCGCTGGATGCGATCGCGAAGGCCGGACTCAGGCCGACGGCGCGGATCCATTTGCAGTCCGTGATCGAGGAGGAGAGCACCGGCGTTGGCGCGCTCTCGACCCTGCAGCGCGGCTATCGTGCCGACGCTTGCTTCATCCCGGAGCCGACCAGCGGCAAGATGATCCGCTCGCAGGTCGGCGTGATCTGGTTTCGGCTGAAGGTGCGCGGCTTTCCGGTGCATGTGTTCGAGGCGGGCGCGGGCTCGAACGCGATCATGGCGGCGTATCATCTGGTGCACGCGCTGGAGAAGCTCGAGATCGCCTGGAACGAACGCGCCAAGGCCGACCGCCACTTCAAGGACGTCAATCATCCCATCAACTTCAATCCCGGCATCATCAAGGGCGGCGACTGGGCCTCCAGCGTGCCGGCCTGGTGCGACGTGGATTGCCGCATCGCAGTGCTGCCGGGCTGGTCCATCACCGAGTGCCAGAAGGAGATCCTCGCCTGCGTCGCCGCCGCCGCGCGTGACCACCGCTTCCTCTCCAACAATCCGCCGCAGGTGGAATGGTCGGGCTTCCTGTCGGAAGGCTATGAGCTGGTGAATTCAGAAGCGCCGGAAGCCGCTTTCGCCAAGGCGCATCAGGCCGTCTACGGCGACGCGGTGGAAGATCGGGCCTTTACGGCGCTGACCGACACGCGCTTCTACGGGCTGAACTACAACATCCCGAGCCTCTGCTTCGGCGCCAGCGGCGAGGCGATGCACGGTTTCAACGAATATGTCGAGCTGGAGTCGCTGCGGAAGACGACCAAGGCCATCGCGCTGTTCGTCACGGAATGGTGCGGGGTGGAGAAGGCGTGGCCCTCCTAG
- a CDS encoding pyridoxamine 5'-phosphate oxidase family protein, giving the protein MTEGASTPSYPLSSRNRVKRRHDRGFYDHATVHRILDASMLCHVSYVIDGQPYCTPTFFWREGTRLYWHGSSASRMLEHQAEGQKVCLTVAHLDSLVLARCGFNHSADYRAVMAFGTAYLVTDPEEKQRAIVAMVDRFFPDRTATLRPSSTQEIKATSFIAMEIEEASAKVRAKGVADDDEDYELPIYAERIPVRAVLGAPEPCPRLLDGVTRPSTLDGYSEGRLLEDALRDAYFAEYPAG; this is encoded by the coding sequence GTGACCGAAGGCGCATCCACTCCGTCCTACCCGCTGTCGTCCCGCAACCGGGTGAAGCGCCGCCATGATCGCGGCTTCTACGATCATGCAACCGTGCACAGGATCCTCGACGCCTCAATGCTGTGCCACGTGTCCTATGTGATCGACGGCCAGCCCTATTGCACGCCGACCTTCTTCTGGCGTGAGGGTACCCGGCTCTACTGGCACGGCTCCAGCGCGAGCCGGATGCTGGAGCATCAGGCGGAAGGGCAGAAGGTTTGCCTGACGGTCGCGCATCTCGACAGCCTGGTGCTGGCGCGCTGCGGCTTCAACCATTCGGCCGACTATCGCGCGGTGATGGCGTTCGGCACCGCCTATCTCGTCACCGATCCCGAGGAGAAGCAGCGCGCGATTGTCGCGATGGTCGACCGCTTCTTTCCCGACCGCACCGCGACCTTAAGGCCGAGCAGCACGCAGGAGATCAAGGCGACCTCGTTCATCGCGATGGAGATCGAGGAGGCGTCGGCCAAGGTCCGTGCGAAGGGCGTCGCCGATGACGACGAGGATTACGAATTGCCGATCTATGCCGAGCGCATCCCGGTGCGCGCTGTGCTCGGCGCGCCCGAGCCGTGCCCGCGGCTGCTCGACGGCGTGACGCGGCCTTCGACGCTCGACGGCTATTCGGAAGGCCGTCTGCTCGAAGATGCATTGCGGGATGCCTATTTTGCGGAATACCCGGCAGGCTGA